A single genomic interval of Anopheles marshallii chromosome 2, idAnoMarsDA_429_01, whole genome shotgun sequence harbors:
- the LOC128709225 gene encoding uncharacterized protein LOC128709225, producing the protein MYPKDRHLVWVLLVTAGHLLARVSSATEQGAGPSARKLNHGGLATMHHNHLMLPSDGFGQSVKFPSSPSSVPHVPYAIPAAWRISATVSTPLASSWDVRKPLAKPSRSGTGGSRSRINNRSMTRFSEVEIPPGLEQQLGAPELQRPEAGEETGLVELYRSAERSRGIENLFWKYFVDNDVSASTEDDDDDTGVGGSDRNAIASPQPDDQEGDALGKGEEGRKKKFHLKKKYKKFLIPLLLAYKIKFLALVPAIIGGLILLVKSAGLAGFFFALFTAVVSLKKY; encoded by the exons ATGTACCCGAAGGATAGGCATCTGGTATGGGTCCTGCTAGTGACAGCAGGACACCTGTTGGCGCGGGTCTCCAGTGCCACCGAGCAAGGTGCTGGGCCGAGTGCACGAAAGCTCAACCATGGTGGGTTGGCCACcatgcaccacaaccaccTTATGCTGCCGTCCGATGGCTTCGGACAGAGTGTGAAATTCCCCAGCAGCCCCAGTAGTGTACCGCACGTGCCGTATGCTATTCCGGCCGCTTGGCGCATTTCAGCCACAGTCAGCACACCCCTGGCCAGCAGTTGGGACGTGAGGAAACCGCTCGCGAAACCATCGCGAAGTGGCACTGGAGGTAGCCGGAGCCGGATCAACAATCGGTCAATGACTCGCTTCTCGGAGGTCGAAATTCCACCCGGGCTCGAGCAGCAACTGGGCGCGCCAGAACTGCAGAGGCCCGAAGCGGGCGAGGAGACCGGGCTGGTGGAGTTGTACCGCAGTGCGGAAAGATCGCGCGGGATCGAGAACCTCTTCTGGAAGTACTTCGTCGATAATG ACGTTTCCGCCTCCACCgaagacgacgatgatgataccGGTGTCGGTGGCAGCGACAGGAACGCAATCGCCAGCCCACAGCCGGACGACCAAGAAGGGGACGCGTTGGGGAAGGGTGAGGAGGGCCGCAAGAAGAAGTTTCACCTGAAGAAGAAGTACAAAAAGTTTCTAATACCGCTGCTGTTGGCGTACAAGATAAAGTTCCTTGCACTGGTTCCGGCCATCATCGGTGGGTTGATACTGTTGGTGAAGTCAGCCGGGCTCGCCGGGTTCTTCTTCGCGCTCTTCACGGCCGTGGTCAGCCTGAAGAAGTACTAG